One Pseudodesulfovibrio cashew DNA window includes the following coding sequences:
- a CDS encoding ATP-dependent 6-phosphofructokinase codes for MKTCVDENSQPKDTTIPVVGEAKIKNPIKFGRFVVEDDAVLVNISKRYMDKSAKSRKKVVHQYFESAGPRGKVYFDTSKTKCAVVTCGGLCPGLNDVIRAVVMTAYHQYNVPSVLGIQYGLAGFIPEYGYDVIELTPDYVSRIHEFGGTILGSSRGPQDPEDIVDALERMNVSILFMIGGDGTMRAASKVVAEISRRGLAISVVGLPKTIDNDINFASPSFGFDTAVETATTAIRGAHVEATGAPWGIGLVKVMGRHAGYIAAQSALSCQEVNFVLIPEDPFDIDGENGFLAALERRMHERGNSVIVVAEGAGQEHLEGSGKTDASGNVKLGDFALLLKERIIQYFKEKGVDPTLKYIDPSYIIRSVPANANDRIYCSFLGINAVHAGMSGRTGLVISRWNGRYVHIPMEEVTRCKKRISTCSNYWRAVLESTGQPISMRNDKS; via the coding sequence ATGAAAACATGTGTTGATGAGAATAGCCAACCCAAGGATACCACCATCCCGGTGGTGGGTGAGGCCAAGATCAAGAACCCCATCAAGTTCGGAAGATTCGTCGTGGAGGACGACGCGGTACTTGTGAACATTTCCAAGCGGTATATGGACAAGAGTGCGAAATCGCGGAAGAAGGTGGTACACCAGTATTTCGAATCCGCCGGGCCGAGGGGAAAGGTCTATTTCGACACCAGCAAGACCAAGTGCGCCGTGGTCACCTGCGGCGGCCTCTGCCCGGGCCTCAACGACGTCATCCGCGCCGTGGTCATGACCGCCTACCACCAGTACAACGTGCCGTCCGTGCTCGGCATTCAGTACGGCCTGGCAGGGTTCATCCCGGAGTACGGCTACGACGTCATCGAGCTGACCCCGGACTACGTCAGCCGCATTCACGAGTTCGGGGGCACCATCCTCGGTTCCTCGCGCGGCCCGCAGGACCCCGAGGACATAGTGGACGCCCTGGAGCGTATGAACGTCTCCATCCTGTTCATGATCGGCGGTGACGGGACCATGCGCGCGGCGAGCAAGGTGGTGGCCGAGATTTCCCGGCGCGGGCTGGCCATCTCGGTGGTGGGGCTGCCCAAGACCATCGACAACGACATCAATTTCGCTTCGCCGTCCTTTGGCTTCGACACCGCCGTCGAGACAGCCACCACGGCCATTCGCGGGGCGCACGTGGAGGCCACGGGCGCGCCATGGGGCATTGGCCTGGTCAAGGTCATGGGCCGCCATGCGGGGTACATCGCAGCCCAGTCCGCGCTCTCCTGCCAGGAAGTCAATTTCGTGCTCATTCCCGAAGACCCCTTCGACATCGACGGGGAGAACGGGTTCCTCGCAGCCTTGGAGAGGCGCATGCATGAAAGAGGCAACTCGGTCATCGTGGTGGCCGAAGGCGCGGGACAGGAGCACCTGGAGGGCTCGGGCAAGACCGACGCCTCCGGCAACGTCAAGCTGGGGGATTTCGCTCTGCTGCTTAAGGAAAGAATCATCCAGTATTTCAAGGAGAAGGGCGTCGATCCGACCCTCAAATACATCGACCCGAGCTACATCATCCGTTCGGTTCCGGCCAATGCCAACGACCGCATCTACTGCTCCTTTCTCGGAATCAACGCCGTGCATGCGGGCATGTCGGGCCGCACCGGACTGGTCATCTCGCGCTGGAACGGCCGCTATGTGCATATCCCCATGGAGGAGGTCACCCGGTGCAAAAAGCGTATCTCAACCTGTTCCAACTACTGGCGGGCGGTGCTCGAATCCACTGGCCAGCCCATCAGCATGAGGAATGATAAAAGCTAA
- a CDS encoding substrate-binding periplasmic protein, protein MKLLRYFFLAALFAVLPLRAATAEDATLPIVFEDYPPYEYVEDGEVKGINLDLIREAFRRMGVTPYFEPRPWKRAIYQLQAGEILALSSGFKTPEREKFALFPAPLAMETNVIACRAGLNANVHSLEDIRDLRVGVVSAYVYGDPFDSMTGLNKVEAQSSEHLLRMLLENRVDVAVGNKAVFRYLALKLNREKDIRIAYVLGSQPLYVMFSKIRGPKTAELAKRFGNVMKGMVKDGTFDRILKRY, encoded by the coding sequence ATGAAGCTACTGCGATACTTTTTCCTGGCGGCACTCTTCGCCGTATTGCCGCTTCGAGCAGCCACGGCTGAAGACGCCACCCTGCCCATCGTGTTCGAAGATTACCCTCCCTACGAGTACGTTGAGGACGGAGAGGTCAAGGGCATCAACCTGGACCTCATCCGAGAAGCCTTCAGACGCATGGGGGTCACGCCCTATTTCGAGCCGCGCCCCTGGAAACGGGCCATCTACCAATTGCAGGCAGGCGAAATCCTGGCGCTTTCCTCCGGATTCAAAACCCCCGAACGCGAAAAATTCGCCCTTTTCCCCGCTCCCCTGGCCATGGAAACCAACGTCATAGCCTGCCGCGCCGGCCTGAACGCGAACGTGCACTCCCTAGAAGACATCCGGGACCTGCGGGTCGGGGTGGTCAGTGCCTATGTCTACGGCGACCCTTTCGACTCCATGACAGGCCTCAACAAGGTCGAGGCACAGTCAAGCGAACACCTGTTGCGCATGCTCCTGGAAAACCGCGTGGACGTGGCCGTCGGCAACAAGGCGGTTTTCCGCTACCTGGCCCTCAAGCTGAACCGGGAAAAGGATATCCGCATCGCCTACGTCCTGGGGAGCCAACCGCTATACGTCATGTTCTCCAAAATTCGAGGCCCCAAGACCGCCGAGCTGGCTAAACGGTTCGGCAACGTCATGAAGGGCATGGTCAAGGACGGCACCTTCGACAGGATTCTCAAGCGGTACTGA
- a CDS encoding zinc metalloprotease HtpX, whose product MTSQIKTVLLLSLLTGLLMLIGGFMGGRAGLVLAFGFAMLMNVGSYWYSDKIVLKMYKARPLSPGDAPHIHRVVEEMAAAAGIPKPRIVLIPQDAPNAFATGRNPQNAVVAVTRGIVNILNPDELKGVLAHELGHIANRDILIQTIAAVMGGAIVFIANMLQFTAIFGLGGDDDDGNPLAALAMAFLAPIAAGLIQMAISRSREYLADETGARLSRNPLFLASALGKLDSASRQVPMQGSPATENMFIVAPFSGRGPASLFATHPPIEDRIARLRAMAQGNNR is encoded by the coding sequence ATGACCAGTCAGATAAAAACCGTCTTGCTGCTTTCCCTGCTCACCGGCCTGTTGATGCTTATCGGCGGGTTCATGGGCGGCAGGGCCGGACTCGTCCTGGCCTTCGGTTTCGCCATGCTCATGAACGTGGGCAGCTATTGGTATTCGGACAAGATCGTCCTCAAGATGTACAAGGCTCGCCCCCTGTCTCCGGGCGACGCGCCGCACATCCACCGCGTGGTGGAGGAGATGGCCGCCGCAGCAGGCATTCCCAAGCCGCGCATCGTGCTCATCCCCCAGGATGCTCCCAACGCCTTTGCCACGGGCCGCAACCCGCAGAACGCCGTGGTGGCCGTCACCCGAGGCATCGTCAACATCCTCAACCCCGACGAACTCAAAGGCGTCCTGGCCCACGAACTGGGTCATATCGCCAACCGCGACATCCTCATCCAGACCATTGCCGCGGTCATGGGCGGAGCCATCGTCTTCATAGCCAACATGCTCCAGTTCACGGCCATCTTCGGCCTGGGCGGAGACGACGATGACGGCAACCCCCTGGCCGCCCTGGCCATGGCCTTTCTCGCGCCCATCGCGGCCGGGCTCATCCAGATGGCCATCTCCCGCTCCCGCGAGTACCTGGCCGACGAGACCGGCGCGCGCCTCTCGCGCAACCCGCTCTTCCTGGCCAGTGCCCTGGGCAAGCTCGACTCCGCCTCCCGCCAGGTCCCCATGCAGGGCAGCCCGGCCACGGAAAACATGTTCATCGTCGCCCCGTTCAGCGGACGCGGTCCGGCCTCGCTCTTTGCCACTCATCCGCCCATCGAAGACCGCATTGCCAGGCTGCGCGCCATGGCCCAAGGAAACAACCGATGA
- a CDS encoding trypsin-like peptidase domain-containing protein, translated as MKRHTTSLTLVLSLALCLLLAAPGHAADRRTPVVRAVESVSPSVVNITVVKQTQAGAVSPFGDPFFDQFFKHFQGGRPRQSRSLGSGVIIDGHKALVLTNAHVVAGGAAITVRLKDSREFQAELVGSDTDFDLAVLKLKDAHDLPQVAMGDSDGIYIGETVIAIGNPFGYSHTVTTGVVSALNRPMQTSNGSYGSFIQTDAAINPGNSGGPLLNINGELIGINTAIQARAEGIGFAIPVNKAKVVISELLDTGHVAPIWLGLFGQDLNQGTARYFDLKDLNGMLVAQTYPGTPAANEDIRPGDVILAFNDARIHNKQEYLNKLFGMTQNEEVRLTVLHEGDRRTVTLAPQALDKAKALELVRTRWGFELADRSQGPGAEVTMVVSGGPAERLGLEQGDIIHRIGNRRLGSGIDLLNAFLRNRMQQTVLMQVQRGRNLYNVRLQL; from the coding sequence ATGAAACGCCACACCACCTCGCTCACCCTCGTCCTCTCCCTGGCGCTCTGTCTGCTCCTGGCCGCTCCGGGCCACGCCGCCGACCGGCGGACCCCAGTGGTCCGCGCCGTAGAGTCCGTCTCGCCTTCGGTCGTCAACATCACGGTGGTCAAACAGACCCAGGCAGGCGCGGTCTCGCCCTTCGGCGACCCGTTCTTCGACCAGTTCTTCAAGCATTTCCAGGGCGGTCGTCCCCGCCAGTCCCGTTCCCTGGGCTCCGGCGTGATCATCGACGGGCACAAGGCTCTGGTCCTGACCAACGCCCACGTGGTCGCGGGCGGCGCGGCCATCACCGTCCGCCTCAAGGACAGCCGCGAGTTCCAGGCAGAGCTGGTGGGCTCGGACACCGACTTCGACCTGGCCGTGCTCAAGCTCAAGGACGCCCACGACCTGCCCCAGGTCGCCATGGGCGACTCCGACGGCATCTACATCGGGGAGACCGTCATCGCCATCGGCAACCCCTTCGGCTACTCGCATACCGTGACCACCGGCGTGGTCTCCGCCCTGAACCGGCCCATGCAGACCAGCAACGGTTCCTACGGCTCCTTCATCCAGACCGACGCGGCCATCAACCCCGGCAACTCGGGCGGCCCGCTGCTGAACATCAACGGTGAACTGATCGGCATCAACACCGCCATTCAGGCACGGGCCGAGGGCATCGGCTTCGCCATCCCGGTGAACAAGGCCAAGGTGGTGATCAGCGAGCTGCTCGACACCGGCCACGTGGCCCCCATCTGGCTCGGTCTCTTCGGACAGGACCTGAACCAGGGCACGGCGCGCTATTTCGACCTCAAGGATCTCAACGGCATGCTCGTGGCCCAGACCTATCCCGGCACACCTGCGGCGAACGAGGACATCCGGCCCGGCGACGTGATCCTCGCCTTCAATGATGCAAGAATCCATAATAAGCAGGAGTACCTTAACAAACTCTTCGGAATGACCCAGAACGAGGAAGTCCGGCTGACCGTCCTGCATGAGGGCGACAGGCGCACCGTAACCCTCGCCCCCCAGGCCCTCGACAAGGCCAAGGCTCTGGAACTGGTGCGCACCCGCTGGGGCTTCGAGCTGGCAGACCGCAGTCAGGGCCCCGGCGCCGAGGTGACCATGGTCGTGTCCGGCGGGCCAGCCGAGCGCCTCGGCCTCGAGCAGGGCGATATCATCCACCGGATCGGCAATCGCCGCCTTGGCTCAGGCATCGACCTGCTCAACGCCTTCCTGCGCAATCGCATGCAGCAGACCGTGCTCATGCAGGTCCAGCGCGGGCGCAACCTCTACAACGTTCGGCTGCAGCTGTAG
- a CDS encoding class I SAM-dependent methyltransferase: MDLFSAHVPRDARILDFGCGYGRSLVQLRDSGFTDLTGIDFSEPLVRRGLADNPDLNMTAYEGGPLPYEANAFDAALMLGVFTCIIETRKQAQALIELKRVLRPGGYLYVTDFLLNRDKRNLDRYRIGQEKHSIYGIFETSDGGVMRHHDRNHMEALFFDFETLAFEEAVFETMHGHQSQGFIAMLRMPE; encoded by the coding sequence ATCGATCTTTTCTCAGCCCATGTTCCCAGGGACGCCCGGATCCTCGATTTCGGCTGCGGCTATGGCCGATCCCTGGTCCAGTTACGCGACAGCGGCTTCACCGACCTCACGGGCATCGACTTTTCCGAGCCCCTGGTCCGGCGCGGGCTTGCGGACAATCCCGACCTGAACATGACCGCCTACGAGGGGGGTCCCCTCCCCTATGAAGCCAACGCCTTTGACGCGGCCCTGATGCTCGGGGTGTTCACCTGCATAATCGAAACCCGCAAGCAGGCCCAGGCGCTCATTGAGCTCAAGCGCGTCCTGCGCCCGGGGGGCTATCTCTACGTCACCGACTTCCTGCTCAACCGCGACAAGCGCAACCTGGACCGATACAGGATCGGCCAGGAAAAGCACAGCATCTACGGCATCTTCGAGACCTCCGACGGCGGCGTCATGCGTCATCACGACCGCAACCATATGGAAGCCCTGTTCTTCGATTTCGAGACCCTCGCCTTCGAAGAGGCCGTGTTCGAAACCATGCACGGCCACCAGTCTCAGGGATTCATCGCCATGCTGAGAATGCCGGAATAG
- a CDS encoding DUF6463 family protein, whose amino-acid sequence MRLLKGCIWFLVFAAVLHTAVGLAIYGDALHGLLVGGVGPAEAPRFDRLAALWFMFSGLLMFAIAGLSLWVIRKTGALPIFLGIAFLAFALVGGLVLPVSGFWLFIPPGLGIVAHALKGARPGPRAELG is encoded by the coding sequence ATGAGACTGCTTAAGGGATGTATCTGGTTTCTGGTGTTCGCCGCAGTCCTGCACACGGCCGTGGGACTGGCGATCTATGGAGACGCCCTCCACGGACTGCTAGTCGGAGGCGTGGGGCCTGCGGAGGCGCCCCGGTTCGACCGGCTCGCTGCATTGTGGTTCATGTTCAGCGGGTTGCTCATGTTCGCCATCGCGGGCCTCTCGCTGTGGGTTATCCGCAAGACCGGAGCCCTGCCGATCTTTCTCGGCATCGCCTTTCTCGCCTTTGCCCTGGTGGGCGGCCTCGTGCTTCCGGTTTCCGGTTTCTGGCTGTTCATTCCGCCCGGACTGGGTATCGTCGCGCACGCCTTGAAGGGCGCGCGACCGGGGCCTCGGGCCGAGTTGGGCTAG
- a CDS encoding TetR/AcrR family transcriptional regulator: MEHEGKRKRRSREDLLKAGLNILARHGEGALTIESLCKRLNVTKGSFYHHFGSKDDFRRHLLDYWAREHTWRFIEFCDREDSAEERYRNLDAVSQETDDDVEVAVRTWAQRDPQAREYQERIDRMRIEYLEKLYSEMLGGSERASVFALLEYAAFVGSRQIMPGLDKARIRELLGLWTEMLKPYLKEGRDETA, translated from the coding sequence ATGGAACACGAAGGAAAACGCAAACGCCGTTCCCGGGAGGACCTGCTCAAGGCAGGGCTGAACATCCTGGCCCGCCACGGGGAAGGAGCCCTGACCATTGAATCGCTGTGCAAGCGGTTGAATGTGACCAAGGGGTCGTTCTACCACCATTTCGGTTCGAAGGACGACTTCAGGCGGCATCTGCTCGACTACTGGGCCCGGGAGCACACCTGGCGGTTCATCGAGTTTTGTGATCGGGAGGACTCCGCAGAGGAACGGTATCGCAATCTGGACGCGGTTTCCCAGGAAACCGACGATGACGTGGAAGTCGCTGTACGCACCTGGGCGCAGCGCGACCCGCAGGCCCGGGAGTACCAGGAACGTATCGATCGCATGCGTATTGAATATCTGGAAAAGCTTTACTCGGAGATGCTCGGGGGATCGGAGCGGGCCTCGGTTTTCGCCCTGCTCGAGTACGCCGCCTTCGTCGGTTCGCGGCAGATCATGCCCGGGCTGGACAAGGCCCGCATACGCGAGTTGCTCGGTTTGTGGACTGAAATGTTGAAACCCTACCTCAAGGAGGGGCGTGATGAGACTGCTTAA
- a CDS encoding TatD family hydrolase yields the protein MSRKKARQEPESLELPLCGVDSHAHLDLEDFDEDRESILARAMACGVSHIINVFLGPDAFERNKGLFDNHPQVSFLLGVHPNDADKLTEEALGRMREHLKLYPRIKGVGEIGLDYYWERVDHDVQKQAFIRQLDLAREFSLPVIIHSRDANEDCVAILEEQGFKGYPVLWHCFGAGLELAKTLVDNGWHISVPGPVSFRKTDDLQAAVARIPFDRLLIETDCPYLAPEPWRGKRNHPALVGFTARRIAQIKGRPLEDLWQITGDNARRFFGL from the coding sequence ATGTCACGAAAGAAAGCCCGCCAGGAACCCGAATCCCTGGAACTGCCCCTGTGCGGGGTGGATTCCCATGCCCACCTAGACCTCGAGGACTTTGACGAGGACCGCGAGTCCATCCTTGCCCGCGCCATGGCCTGCGGCGTCAGTCATATCATCAACGTCTTTCTCGGGCCCGACGCCTTTGAGCGGAACAAGGGACTCTTCGACAACCACCCGCAGGTCTCCTTCCTGCTCGGCGTCCACCCCAACGACGCGGACAAGCTCACCGAAGAGGCGCTCGGCCGCATGCGGGAGCACCTGAAACTCTACCCCCGCATCAAGGGCGTGGGCGAGATCGGCCTGGACTACTACTGGGAGCGGGTGGATCATGACGTCCAGAAACAGGCCTTCATCCGCCAGCTCGATCTGGCACGCGAGTTCTCCCTGCCGGTCATCATCCATTCACGCGACGCCAACGAGGATTGCGTTGCCATCCTGGAGGAGCAGGGCTTCAAGGGATATCCAGTTCTCTGGCACTGCTTCGGCGCGGGGCTTGAGCTGGCCAAGACCCTGGTTGACAACGGGTGGCACATTTCCGTGCCCGGCCCGGTATCCTTCCGCAAGACAGACGATCTCCAGGCCGCCGTGGCCCGCATCCCCTTTGACAGGCTGCTCATAGAGACCGACTGCCCCTACCTCGCGCCCGAACCCTGGCGCGGCAAGCGCAACCATCCCGCCCTCGTGGGCTTCACGGCCAGACGCATAGCCCAGATCAAGGGCCGCCCCCTGGAAGACCTCTGGCAGATAACCGGCGACAACGCCCGGCGCTTTTTCGGGCTATAG
- a CDS encoding glycosyltransferase family 1 protein, which yields MKTCIFLPPVKRPTGGVTVLRQMADILYQDGRDACLVVRDATGWTPEGLVDAAPVIPWGDLKLSREDLWLVPEGWVNALTPGLEARATCISYVQNWAYLFSSLPSGVDWHNLPVEFLAVSDPVSYFIKNTTCKDAPVLRPGIDPAIFYPPESKPSGRVTVAYMPRKNKAASVQVKAIFDHMCGGTGMDDIRWLEIDGMDAHGVADALRSAHIFLATGYPEGCPLPPLEAMACGCLPVGFTGFGGWDYMRQVQEAPRFTPWWPLREVDWPGNGFWCADGDVLDAALCLKDAVAMIREGGLYLDAALLAGQDTAAAYSTEEQRRAVLRLWDAL from the coding sequence ATGAAAACATGTATATTCCTGCCCCCTGTGAAGAGGCCTACCGGCGGTGTCACGGTCCTTCGTCAGATGGCCGACATCCTGTATCAGGACGGGCGCGATGCCTGTCTGGTGGTCCGCGATGCCACAGGCTGGACGCCCGAAGGTCTGGTCGATGCCGCTCCGGTTATCCCCTGGGGAGACCTGAAGCTCTCCAGAGAGGACCTCTGGCTCGTGCCGGAGGGATGGGTCAACGCCCTGACTCCGGGGCTGGAGGCGCGCGCCACCTGCATCAGCTATGTCCAGAACTGGGCCTACCTCTTTTCCTCCCTGCCTTCGGGGGTGGACTGGCACAACCTGCCCGTGGAGTTCCTGGCCGTGTCCGACCCGGTCTCCTATTTCATCAAGAACACCACCTGCAAGGACGCTCCGGTGCTGCGGCCCGGCATAGACCCGGCCATCTTCTATCCTCCCGAGTCCAAGCCGTCCGGCAGGGTCACCGTTGCCTACATGCCGCGCAAGAACAAGGCCGCCTCTGTTCAGGTGAAGGCCATCTTCGACCACATGTGCGGCGGGACGGGCATGGATGACATCCGTTGGCTGGAAATCGACGGCATGGATGCCCATGGCGTGGCCGATGCTCTGCGCAGCGCCCACATCTTCCTGGCAACAGGCTACCCCGAAGGGTGCCCGCTGCCCCCCCTGGAGGCCATGGCCTGTGGCTGCCTGCCCGTGGGATTCACCGGCTTCGGCGGCTGGGATTACATGAGGCAGGTTCAGGAAGCCCCTCGGTTCACCCCGTGGTGGCCCCTGCGTGAGGTGGACTGGCCGGGCAACGGCTTCTGGTGCGCCGACGGCGACGTGCTCGATGCGGCCCTGTGCCTCAAGGACGCCGTGGCGATGATCCGCGAGGGCGGCCTTTACCTTGACGCCGCGCTCCTGGCCGGACAGGATACCGCCGCCGCATACTCCACCGAAGAGCAGCGCCGGGCTGTCCTCCGATTGTGGGACGCCCTGTGA